The following coding sequences lie in one Prevotella sp. oral taxon 299 str. F0039 genomic window:
- a CDS encoding sigma-54-dependent Fis family transcriptional regulator, whose protein sequence is MNTSDLQNIKQRYNVVGNSDGLNRALDVALQVASTDLSVLIIGESGVGKEIIPRIIHDNSTRRREKYFAINCGSIPEGTIDSELFGHEKGSFTGAIGESEGYFGIANKGTIFLDEVGELPIATQARLLRVLETGEYIKVGGQKILKTDVRIVAATNVNMRKAISEGRFREDLYYRLNTIPIQIPPLRDRGNDILLLFRLFAMQMAETYHLPKITLTEDAKAIMLRYKWPGNVRQLKNITEQMSVLSAEREIDAKDLTQFIPEDPESTELAPISKNGSHSYESEREILYKILYELRGNVSDLRQEMANLRKQLDETQHLNGVGGFNAKLSNVAKEEHLPAPEVHPVVRHHAVTLNPLPIEDAEAEEIAESKSLNLNDFERKMVEEALEKNGGNRKKAARDLGISDRTLYRRIRQYGLDEA, encoded by the coding sequence ATGAACACTTCAGATTTGCAAAATATAAAACAACGCTACAATGTTGTTGGAAATAGTGATGGTTTAAATAGAGCTTTGGATGTGGCTTTGCAGGTCGCATCTACAGACCTTTCTGTGCTTATTATTGGTGAGAGTGGTGTGGGTAAAGAAATTATTCCACGCATTATTCATGATAATTCAACAAGACGCAGAGAGAAATACTTTGCAATTAACTGTGGTTCTATACCTGAAGGAACAATAGATAGTGAACTCTTTGGACACGAGAAAGGCTCTTTTACTGGAGCAATTGGAGAAAGTGAAGGCTATTTTGGTATCGCTAATAAAGGGACAATCTTTTTAGATGAAGTGGGAGAATTGCCCATTGCTACTCAAGCTCGTTTGTTGAGAGTACTTGAAACAGGAGAGTATATAAAAGTAGGAGGACAAAAGATATTAAAAACAGATGTACGTATAGTTGCAGCAACCAATGTAAATATGCGCAAAGCAATTAGCGAAGGACGATTTAGAGAAGACCTTTATTATCGTTTAAACACGATTCCTATTCAAATTCCACCATTAAGAGATAGAGGTAATGACATACTTTTACTCTTCCGTTTGTTTGCTATGCAGATGGCAGAGACCTATCATTTGCCTAAAATAACATTAACAGAAGATGCTAAGGCAATAATGTTGCGTTATAAGTGGCCAGGAAATGTAAGGCAACTTAAAAACATAACAGAACAAATGTCGGTACTTAGTGCAGAAAGAGAAATTGATGCTAAGGATTTAACTCAATTTATCCCTGAAGACCCAGAAAGCACAGAGTTAGCTCCAATATCAAAAAATGGTTCTCATTCGTATGAAAGTGAACGTGAAATCCTGTATAAGATTCTTTATGAACTGCGTGGAAATGTAAGTGATTTACGTCAAGAAATGGCTAATTTGCGAAAACAATTAGATGAAACGCAACATCTAAATGGTGTTGGAGGATTTAATGCAAAGCTTTCAAATGTAGCGAAAGAAGAACATCTCCCTGCACCCGAAGTACATCCTGTTGTAAGACATCATGCAGTAACCTTGAATCCTTTACCCATTGAAGATGCTGAGGCAGAGGAAATAGCAGAGTCTAAGAGCTTAAATCTGAATGATTTTGAACGTAAAATGGTAGAGGAAGCTCTCGAAAAGAATGGAGGAAATAGAAAGAAAGCAGCGAGAGATTTGGGTATTTCAGATAGAACATTATATAGAAGAATAAGACAATATGGACTTGATGAAGCATAA
- the menA gene encoding 1,4-dihydroxy-2-naphthoate octaprenyltransferase — MEQRIAVNSWTAWLLATRPKTLISAITPVYIAAAWAFVHGGHRINILPLILCFAFAVVMQIDANFINDYFDFKRGNDNENRLGPKRACAQGWIKPKSMFRAIILTTIIASTIGFPLILFGGYQLILLGLACIAFCFLYTTHLSYWGLGDVLVLVFFGLVPVLGTYYLVSLASSTLFNLDILIAAINCGLIIDLLLIVNNFRDIENDKAAGKKTLVVYIGKKNTLFLYCGIGITVLLLGVFFLIHSNLMACFLPLLFLPFHISTFIEMKTIDKGKELNKILGKTARNIFIYGLLLSIGILLG; from the coding sequence ATGGAACAAAGAATAGCAGTAAACTCTTGGACAGCATGGCTACTTGCCACTCGTCCCAAAACCTTAATAAGTGCAATAACTCCCGTTTATATTGCAGCAGCATGGGCTTTTGTGCATGGAGGGCATCGTATAAATATATTACCATTGATTCTTTGTTTTGCATTTGCTGTTGTTATGCAGATTGATGCAAATTTTATTAATGACTATTTCGATTTCAAACGAGGTAATGATAACGAGAATCGATTAGGCCCAAAGCGTGCTTGTGCACAAGGATGGATAAAACCTAAGAGTATGTTTCGTGCAATAATTCTAACTACAATTATAGCAAGTACAATTGGGTTTCCTCTTATTTTATTTGGAGGGTATCAGCTTATTCTGCTGGGATTAGCTTGTATTGCCTTCTGTTTCCTATACACAACACATCTATCTTATTGGGGATTAGGTGATGTGCTTGTTCTTGTGTTCTTCGGGTTAGTACCTGTTTTAGGCACATATTATCTAGTTTCTTTAGCAAGTTCTACACTGTTTAATCTTGATATTCTTATTGCAGCCATTAATTGTGGACTGATAATAGATTTACTTTTAATTGTAAATAATTTTAGAGATATCGAGAATGACAAGGCGGCAGGAAAGAAAACACTAGTGGTTTACATTGGCAAAAAAAATACATTGTTTTTATATTGTGGAATTGGAATCACTGTTTTATTACTCGGAGTTTTTTTTCTTATCCATTCAAACCTTATGGCTTGTTTCTTACCTCTATTGTTTTTGCCTTTTCATATATCTACCTTCATTGAAATGAAAACTATTGATAAAGGAAAAGAGTTAAACAAAATTCTGGGAAAAACAGCTAGAAACATCTTTATTTACGGCTTATTACTATCAATAGGAATATTGCTAGGCTAG
- a CDS encoding LptE family protein: MKHNINRTKGLRGALFAILPLLLTCVLLLACSVSYKFNGASIDYTKTKTIQINDFPIRSTYVWGPMASIFNNELKDIYANHTRLIQVKRNGDLKIEGEITQYSQRNKSVSSEGYSAQTELSITVNVRFTNNKNHSEDFERQFTASQSYETTRSLSSVQEELVTQMVKDLTEQIFNATVANW; the protein is encoded by the coding sequence ATGAAGCATAACATAAACAGAACTAAAGGTTTAAGAGGAGCGTTATTTGCTATTCTTCCCTTATTATTAACTTGTGTCTTATTGCTCGCATGTTCTGTTTCTTATAAATTTAATGGTGCAAGTATAGATTATACAAAGACAAAGACCATTCAAATTAATGATTTCCCAATTCGTTCAACCTACGTATGGGGACCAATGGCATCTATCTTTAACAATGAATTAAAAGATATTTATGCTAATCATACCCGTCTTATTCAAGTGAAAAGAAATGGAGATCTAAAGATCGAAGGAGAAATTACACAATATTCACAACGTAATAAGTCGGTTTCAAGTGAGGGTTATTCGGCTCAAACAGAACTTTCTATCACTGTAAATGTGCGCTTTACCAATAATAAAAATCACAGCGAAGACTTCGAACGACAATTCACCGCATCTCAGTCTTATGAAACAACCCGCAGCCTAAGTTCCGTTCAAGAAGAGTTAGTTACGCAAATGGTAAAAGACTTAACCGAACAAATATTTAATGCCACAGTGGCTAATTGGTAA
- the secG gene encoding preprotein translocase subunit SecG yields MYTLFIILILLASFFMIAIVLIQESKGGGLASNFSSSNSIMGVRKTTDVVEKTTWTLAASMVVLSVICAYVAPKAATEESAVERMSTEAPATNPNTTPGFGATSTANTKPTTGDVAPQATQQTPKTPEK; encoded by the coding sequence ATGTACACATTATTTATTATCCTAATCCTGTTAGCTTCTTTCTTTATGATTGCTATTGTATTGATACAAGAATCTAAAGGCGGAGGTCTAGCTTCTAACTTCTCATCTAGCAACTCTATTATGGGAGTACGTAAAACAACAGATGTAGTTGAAAAAACAACTTGGACTTTAGCTGCTTCGATGGTAGTTCTTAGTGTAATATGTGCTTATGTGGCACCAAAAGCTGCAACAGAAGAGAGTGCTGTAGAAAGAATGTCTACTGAAGCTCCTGCAACAAATCCAAATACAACTCCTGGATTTGGTGCTACTTCAACAGCAAATACAAAACCTACAACTGGTGATGTTGCTCCTCAAGCAACTCAACAAACACCTAAAACACCTGAGAAATAG
- the murB gene encoding UDP-N-acetylmuramate dehydrogenase, whose product MRDLRNYNLLSHNTFGIDVECKRFISFETAEEIHSFIASRTKSDFPTLVIGEGSNLLFTQNYPATILHSAIKGIETTSCSEGILVRCGSGEHWDDVVDFCVSKGWSGLENMSYIPGTVGASAVQNIGAYGSEAKDVIYRIEAIDLSNGESVVLKNEDCNYGYRKSKFKTIWKGRFFITHVTYLVKKEFQPNVCYGNIKAVLAEKGIEVPTLSQLREVIIEIRKSKLPEPSEEGNAGSFFMNPIVLRSTFEALLAQYPDIPHYFIDEEHEKIPAGWLIEQCGWKGKTLGNAGVHAKQALVLVNKGGASGNEILTLCNTICNDVQSKFGITIHPEVNIL is encoded by the coding sequence ATGAGAGACCTTCGAAATTATAATTTATTATCACATAATACATTTGGTATAGACGTTGAATGTAAACGTTTTATAAGCTTCGAAACAGCTGAGGAAATACATTCTTTTATTGCGAGTAGAACAAAATCTGACTTTCCAACTCTTGTAATTGGAGAGGGTAGTAATTTATTATTCACTCAAAACTATCCTGCAACTATTTTACATTCAGCAATAAAAGGCATCGAAACAACATCTTGCTCAGAAGGCATCTTGGTGCGTTGTGGCTCAGGAGAGCATTGGGACGATGTGGTAGATTTCTGTGTCTCGAAAGGTTGGAGTGGCTTAGAAAATATGTCATATATACCTGGAACGGTTGGAGCAAGCGCTGTTCAGAATATTGGTGCTTATGGTTCCGAGGCAAAGGATGTCATCTATCGTATCGAAGCCATAGATCTGTCTAATGGTGAAAGTGTTGTTTTAAAAAATGAAGACTGTAACTATGGCTACAGAAAAAGTAAATTTAAGACTATTTGGAAAGGTCGTTTTTTTATAACACATGTAACCTATTTGGTGAAGAAAGAGTTTCAACCTAACGTGTGTTATGGTAATATTAAAGCCGTTTTAGCCGAGAAAGGAATAGAAGTTCCAACGCTATCGCAACTTCGTGAGGTGATTATTGAAATAAGAAAGAGCAAGCTTCCAGAACCAAGTGAAGAAGGAAATGCAGGTAGTTTCTTTATGAATCCAATTGTATTACGCTCTACTTTCGAAGCACTTCTTGCCCAATATCCCGATATTCCTCATTATTTTATTGATGAAGAACACGAGAAAATTCCTGCAGGTTGGCTTATTGAGCAATGCGGTTGGAAAGGAAAAACACTTGGAAATGCAGGTGTTCACGCCAAACAAGCATTGGTGTTGGTAAATAAAGGTGGTGCAAGTGGAAACGAGATTCTAACACTTTGCAACACAATATGCAACGATGTGCAAAGTAAGTTTGGGATAACCATTCACCCAGAGGTAAACATCTTATAG
- a CDS encoding MBL fold metallo-hydrolase has translation MIKLRFLGTGTSNGVPVLGCNCAVCKSRDSKDKRYRTSALIETDNTRIVLDCGPDVRMQLLQVPFRPINAVLISHIHYDHVAGIDDLRPFCQFGDIDVYANSSTAKALKQTMPYCFTDELYPGVPRLNLHTIESGRAFKVNEVEILPIKVYHGKLPILAYRFGEVAYITDMKTIDDAEKELLKGLKVLVVNGLRWEKEHHSHQLIDEAIAFSKSIGAEKTFLTHVTHEIGLHVQASKCLPNNVYFAYDGLEIEI, from the coding sequence ATGATAAAATTACGCTTTTTGGGTACAGGAACATCGAATGGGGTACCTGTTTTAGGTTGTAATTGCGCTGTTTGTAAAAGTCGTGATAGTAAAGATAAGCGTTATCGCACATCTGCTTTGATAGAAACTGATAACACAAGAATAGTGTTAGACTGCGGACCTGATGTACGAATGCAGCTTCTTCAGGTTCCTTTTAGACCCATTAATGCCGTTTTAATATCTCATATTCACTACGATCATGTAGCAGGAATTGATGATCTTCGCCCCTTTTGTCAATTTGGTGACATTGATGTTTATGCCAATTCATCAACAGCCAAGGCGTTAAAACAAACCATGCCTTATTGTTTTACCGATGAACTTTACCCAGGAGTACCTCGCTTAAACTTGCATACTATCGAGAGTGGAAGGGCTTTTAAGGTGAATGAGGTAGAGATATTGCCCATCAAAGTATATCATGGTAAATTACCTATACTGGCTTATCGATTTGGAGAAGTGGCTTATATCACCGACATGAAGACGATAGATGATGCAGAAAAAGAATTATTGAAAGGTTTAAAAGTGTTGGTGGTAAATGGATTACGATGGGAAAAAGAACACCATTCTCATCAACTAATAGACGAAGCCATAGCTTTTTCAAAATCTATTGGAGCAGAGAAAACATTTTTAACTCATGTCACTCATGAGATTGGTTTGCATGTCCAAGCATCAAAGTGTTTACCAAACAATGTGTATTTTGCTTATGATGGACTTGAAATAGAGATATAA
- a CDS encoding glycosyltransferase family 2 protein — MKVAVIILNWNGREMLERYLPQVMQYSSSDAEVFVADNASTDDSVEFVSQHFPICKLIQLDKNYGFAGGYNKALEQVNADYYVLLNSDVEVTHEWLVPLIEFMDSHQHVAVCQPKLLSIVDKDSFEYAGACGGFIDKYGYPFCRGRVFDTIEQDLGQYNNVMPIFWATGACLMVRSECYWAVGGLDDSFFAHNEEIDFCWQLHQLGYDIYCVPDSVVYHLGGGTLPKSNPRKTYLNFRNNLAMLYKNLPKDELKSIMRTRFVLDYIAAFKLLLSEGGWKDFQAVVKARKDFKQMIPQLAVKRKYIQANAVQKTIKERMSFFLLWQYYAKKRKLFSQLETVEN, encoded by the coding sequence ATGAAAGTTGCAGTTATTATCTTAAATTGGAATGGTCGTGAGATGTTAGAGCGCTATTTACCGCAAGTTATGCAGTATTCGAGCTCTGATGCAGAGGTGTTTGTTGCCGATAATGCTTCAACGGACGATTCGGTTGAATTTGTATCTCAACATTTTCCTATATGTAAACTTATTCAATTAGATAAGAATTATGGTTTTGCTGGAGGCTATAACAAAGCTTTAGAACAAGTGAATGCCGACTATTATGTTTTATTGAATAGTGATGTTGAAGTAACTCACGAATGGTTGGTACCTTTAATAGAGTTTATGGATAGCCATCAACACGTTGCTGTTTGTCAACCAAAGTTATTATCGATTGTTGATAAAGATTCTTTTGAATATGCAGGGGCATGCGGAGGCTTTATAGATAAATACGGATATCCTTTTTGTAGAGGTCGAGTTTTTGATACAATAGAGCAAGATTTAGGTCAATATAATAATGTAATGCCCATCTTTTGGGCAACGGGTGCTTGTCTTATGGTGCGTAGTGAGTGTTATTGGGCAGTGGGTGGACTAGACGATTCGTTCTTTGCTCACAACGAAGAGATTGATTTTTGTTGGCAACTTCACCAACTTGGATATGATATTTATTGTGTCCCTGATAGCGTAGTATATCACCTTGGAGGGGGAACACTGCCTAAATCTAATCCTAGAAAGACTTATCTTAATTTCCGAAATAATCTTGCAATGTTATATAAGAACTTGCCCAAAGATGAATTAAAGTCAATAATGAGAACTCGTTTCGTTCTCGATTATATTGCAGCATTTAAACTCTTATTATCTGAAGGAGGATGGAAGGACTTTCAAGCTGTTGTGAAAGCTAGGAAAGATTTCAAACAAATGATCCCTCAATTAGCAGTTAAACGCAAGTATATACAAGCAAATGCTGTGCAAAAAACGATCAAAGAAAGAATGTCTTTCTTCTTGTTATGGCAATATTATGCAAAGAAACGAAAGTTATTTTCTCAACTTGAAACAGTAGAGAATTAA
- the rpmA gene encoding 50S ribosomal protein L27, with the protein MAHKKGVGSSKNGRESASQRLGVKVWGGQNVIAGNIIVRQRGTKHNPGLNVGIGKDDTLFALVDGVVNFRKGRKDKSYVSVIPHTDAEA; encoded by the coding sequence ATGGCACATAAAAAAGGTGTTGGTAGTTCAAAGAACGGCCGTGAATCAGCTTCACAAAGATTAGGCGTTAAAGTATGGGGCGGTCAAAATGTTATCGCTGGTAACATCATTGTACGTCAACGTGGTACAAAACATAACCCAGGCTTAAATGTAGGTATTGGTAAAGATGATACTCTTTTCGCACTTGTAGACGGAGTAGTAAACTTCCGTAAGGGTCGCAAAGATAAGAGCTATGTCTCAGTAATCCCTCACACTGACGCTGAAGCTTAA
- a CDS encoding DUF4348 domain-containing protein — protein MRKFLFFILFIAIVSAMFCPFVGCSNKKPVSDSIVTDTVNVDTVAQDSVEEVIAETPVPKAADELFDDFFFNFCGNKKLQYKRIQFPLPVVEANKTTMLQKNQWKIDHFFMRQEFYTLILDNIRQLELSKDTAIKHVVVEKIYLESSMVKQYVFNKINGQWMMTSILVKAVGNNQNSSFLSFYKKFVSNEAFQQESINSPLIFVGPDPDDDFKNITGSLEPEQWSAFAPELPQGILYNILYGQKYTESSQKIFLIRGIANGLETELTFKKKAGRWKLTKLST, from the coding sequence ATGAGAAAGTTTTTATTTTTTATCCTTTTCATAGCTATTGTCTCAGCTATGTTTTGTCCTTTTGTGGGATGTTCTAATAAGAAACCAGTTTCTGATTCAATCGTAACTGATACTGTAAACGTTGATACTGTGGCGCAAGACTCCGTAGAGGAGGTTATTGCAGAGACGCCTGTACCTAAGGCTGCCGATGAACTTTTCGATGATTTCTTTTTCAATTTTTGTGGAAATAAAAAACTTCAGTATAAGAGAATACAGTTTCCTTTGCCTGTAGTAGAAGCAAATAAGACTACAATGTTGCAGAAAAATCAATGGAAAATAGATCATTTCTTTATGCGCCAGGAGTTTTATACGCTTATTCTTGATAACATACGACAGCTTGAGTTGTCGAAAGATACAGCTATAAAGCATGTTGTTGTAGAGAAAATTTATCTAGAATCCAGTATGGTTAAACAATATGTTTTTAACAAGATAAATGGTCAATGGATGATGACTTCTATTCTTGTGAAAGCAGTTGGCAACAACCAAAACTCTTCTTTCTTAAGCTTTTATAAGAAATTTGTATCTAATGAAGCTTTCCAGCAAGAAAGTATTAATAGCCCATTGATATTTGTTGGTCCTGATCCAGATGATGACTTTAAGAACATTACAGGCTCTTTAGAACCTGAACAATGGTCTGCTTTTGCTCCAGAACTGCCTCAAGGAATTCTTTATAATATCCTTTATGGGCAGAAGTATACTGAAAGTTCTCAAAAAATCTTTTTAATTAGAGGTATTGCAAATGGTTTGGAAACAGAGCTCACCTTTAAGAAAAAAGCAGGAAGATGGAAGCTAACAAAACTTAGTACATAA
- the rplU gene encoding 50S ribosomal protein L21: MYAIVEIKGQQFKVEEGKKLFVHHIQDVETGAIVEFDKVLLIDKEGTVTVGTPTVNGAKVVVEVVNPLVKGDKVIVFKMKRRKDYRKKNGHRAQFTQVEVKQVIA; this comes from the coding sequence ATGTACGCAATTGTAGAAATTAAAGGTCAACAATTCAAAGTTGAAGAGGGTAAAAAACTCTTTGTTCACCACATCCAAGATGTAGAAACAGGAGCAATTGTTGAGTTTGACAAAGTTCTTCTTATAGATAAAGAAGGTACTGTCACAGTTGGAACTCCCACTGTAAACGGAGCAAAAGTTGTAGTTGAAGTAGTGAATCCACTTGTAAAGGGTGACAAAGTTATCGTTTTCAAGATGAAACGTCGCAAGGACTATCGTAAAAAGAATGGTCATCGTGCACAATTCACTCAAGTAGAAGTTAAACAAGTTATCGCTTAA
- the mtaB gene encoding tRNA (N(6)-L-threonylcarbamoyladenosine(37)-C(2))-methylthiotransferase MtaB, producing MIDTSAFQGKTAAYYTLGCKLNFSETSTFGKMLQGMGVRTVERGERADICLINTCSVTEVADHKCRQAINRMVRENPGSFVIVTGCYAQLESERISKMEGVDLVLGSNEKANLIQYLSDAWSNGEEKNINDSSFHSVKTKDIKTFAASCSRGNRTRYFLKVQDGCSYFCTYCTIPFARGFSRNPSISSLVEQAEQAAREGGKEIVLTGVNIGDFGVSTNETFFDLIKALDKVEGIKRFRISSLEPDLLSDEIIEYCANSRAFMPHFHLPLQSGSNDVLRLMKRKYDRELFADKVHKIKTLIPNAFIGVDVMVGSRGEKPEFFEDCYNFLDSLDVTQLHVFPYSERRGTAALKIPYIVNDKDKKLRSKRLLDLSDTKTQAFYAAHLGKTAQVLFEKNIKGKAMHGFTDNYIRVELPANLSKEEYDNQIMAVRLVDFNHDKSAVKVELL from the coding sequence ATGATAGATACATCTGCTTTTCAAGGTAAAACAGCAGCATATTATACCTTAGGTTGCAAATTAAATTTTTCTGAAACATCTACTTTTGGTAAAATGTTACAGGGCATGGGCGTTCGAACAGTTGAACGTGGAGAACGTGCCGATATATGTTTGATCAATACATGTTCGGTTACTGAGGTGGCAGATCATAAGTGCCGCCAAGCAATTAACAGGATGGTTAGAGAAAATCCAGGCTCTTTTGTTATTGTAACAGGCTGTTATGCGCAATTAGAATCTGAGCGAATAAGCAAGATGGAAGGTGTTGATTTGGTCTTAGGAAGTAACGAAAAAGCCAACTTAATTCAGTATCTTTCAGACGCATGGAGCAATGGCGAGGAAAAGAATATCAATGATTCGTCATTCCATTCGGTTAAAACAAAAGATATAAAGACTTTTGCGGCATCATGTTCTCGTGGTAACCGTACTCGATATTTTTTGAAAGTACAAGATGGTTGTAGCTATTTTTGTACTTATTGTACGATTCCTTTTGCTCGAGGTTTCTCACGGAACCCTTCTATTTCTTCATTAGTTGAGCAGGCAGAACAGGCCGCAAGAGAGGGAGGAAAAGAGATTGTACTTACTGGAGTGAATATTGGTGACTTTGGAGTAAGTACAAATGAAACCTTTTTTGATTTGATTAAAGCCCTCGATAAGGTTGAAGGCATCAAAAGATTTCGTATTAGTAGTTTAGAACCAGATTTACTTAGCGATGAAATTATAGAATACTGTGCTAATAGTAGAGCCTTTATGCCGCACTTTCATCTGCCTCTTCAAAGTGGTTCTAACGATGTACTGCGTTTAATGAAACGTAAGTATGATAGGGAGCTATTTGCAGATAAGGTGCATAAAATAAAGACTTTAATTCCTAATGCTTTTATAGGAGTAGACGTGATGGTTGGAAGTAGAGGAGAGAAGCCTGAGTTTTTTGAAGATTGTTATAATTTCCTTGATAGCTTAGATGTTACACAGCTCCATGTGTTCCCATATAGTGAGCGTCGTGGAACTGCAGCTCTAAAGATTCCATATATCGTGAATGATAAAGATAAGAAGTTGCGTTCAAAGCGTTTACTCGATCTTTCTGATACTAAAACACAGGCTTTTTATGCAGCTCATTTAGGTAAAACGGCTCAAGTCTTATTTGAAAAGAATATAAAAGGAAAGGCAATGCATGGCTTTACTGATAACTATATTAGAGTAGAATTGCCTGCTAATCTTTCAAAAGAAGAGTATGATAATCAAATAATGGCAGTGCGACTAGTAGATTTTAATCACGATAAATCTGCTGTAAAAGTGGAACTCTTATAA
- the pheS gene encoding phenylalanine--tRNA ligase subunit alpha encodes MITEKIEKLLEEVKGLSTNNAEEIEQLRIKYLSKKGEISLLMNDFRDVPAELKKTVGMKINELKQLAIDKINELKENTCSAQTQNSLLDLTRTSYPIKLGTRHPLMLVQNEIIEIFQRMGFTLASSPEIDDDLHVFTKLNFAADHPARDMQDTFFIEADNERVTNNVILRSHTSNDQSHYMETHEPPIRVICPGRVFRNEAISARAHCFFHQVEGLYVDKNVSFTDLKQVLLSFAREMFGADTKIRLRPSYFPFTEPSAEMDISCNICGGEGCGFCKHTGWVEILGCGMVDPNVLEACGIDSSVYTGYAFGMGVERITNLKYRVSDLRLFSENDTRFLKEFESAK; translated from the coding sequence ATGATTACAGAGAAGATAGAGAAACTTCTTGAAGAAGTTAAGGGATTGTCTACCAACAACGCCGAAGAAATAGAACAACTACGCATAAAATATCTTAGCAAGAAGGGTGAGATTTCACTGCTAATGAACGACTTTAGAGATGTACCTGCAGAACTTAAGAAAACTGTTGGTATGAAAATTAATGAACTAAAGCAACTAGCTATTGATAAGATTAACGAGTTAAAAGAAAATACATGCTCTGCACAAACACAGAATAGTCTGCTCGATCTCACTCGTACTTCATATCCAATAAAACTCGGAACACGCCATCCTCTAATGCTTGTACAGAACGAAATCATCGAAATATTTCAACGAATGGGTTTCACTCTCGCAAGTAGTCCTGAGATAGATGATGACCTTCACGTCTTCACTAAATTAAATTTCGCAGCAGATCACCCTGCTAGAGATATGCAAGACACTTTCTTTATTGAAGCAGATAATGAAAGAGTAACCAACAATGTCATTCTTCGTTCTCACACATCTAACGACCAAAGCCACTATATGGAGACACATGAGCCTCCTATTAGAGTAATTTGTCCAGGACGTGTGTTCCGCAATGAGGCAATAAGTGCACGTGCTCACTGTTTCTTCCATCAAGTAGAAGGATTGTATGTTGATAAGAATGTAAGCTTTACAGACTTGAAACAAGTGTTGCTTTCTTTTGCTCGTGAAATGTTTGGAGCCGATACTAAGATTAGATTAAGACCCAGTTATTTCCCATTTACCGAACCTTCTGCAGAGATGGACATATCTTGTAACATCTGTGGTGGAGAAGGATGTGGATTCTGTAAACACACAGGTTGGGTTGAAATACTTGGCTGTGGAATGGTAGATCCTAATGTATTGGAAGCATGTGGCATTGACAGTAGTGTTTATACTGGCTATGCTTTTGGTATGGGTGTTGAGAGAATCACCAACCTTAAGTATCGTGTTAGCGACTTAAGATTATTCTCTGAGAATGACACTCGATTCTTAAAGGAATTCGAATCAGCAAAATAA